The following proteins are co-located in the Methylomonas sp. 11b genome:
- a CDS encoding polysaccharide biosynthesis C-terminal domain-containing protein, with protein MSSLRQLVSQTAIYGLSSIVGRFLNYLLVPLYTYTFSAGEYGVVSEFYAYAGFFAVLLVLGLETGYFRFRQRQEFSSDEVYRNALGFLLITSLGFIAAIYYWQQPLADWLQYPQHPEYLLWFGWLLALDALSALPFARLRAENRAWRFAGIKMTEIFIAIALNLLFLLVWPKLQSLWPDSELAAYYDPELGVGYIFLANLAASVCKLLLLLPQFRAVRFQLDPRVLGPMLRYSLPMVIIGFAGMVNEMLDRAILKVLLPYDLPTNLKMLGIYGACYKLSILMSLFVQAFRYAGEPFFFSYAGRADAKRAYALVMQYFVIAGVFIFLVVMLFIDLFKYFIGEEYRVGLEVVPILLMANLLLGIYVNLSVWYKLSDRTGLGAWVSLAGAGLTIVLNICWIPVWGYVGSAWATLACYLFMVVLSWALGRRYYPVSYPLFKIAGYFGLGLALYFANRYLLDTYHWNVWLAGAAGLLLYLSIAAWLDVRPLLRSRRPH; from the coding sequence TTGAGCTCACTACGCCAACTCGTTTCTCAAACCGCCATTTACGGTCTCAGCAGTATCGTCGGCCGTTTTTTGAATTATCTGCTGGTGCCGCTGTATACCTACACCTTCAGTGCCGGCGAATACGGCGTGGTTTCCGAGTTTTACGCCTATGCCGGATTTTTTGCGGTGCTCTTAGTACTGGGTTTGGAGACCGGCTATTTTCGGTTTCGACAACGACAAGAGTTTAGTAGCGACGAAGTCTATCGCAATGCCCTAGGCTTTCTGTTGATTACCAGTCTCGGCTTTATCGCGGCAATCTACTATTGGCAACAGCCGCTGGCCGACTGGCTACAGTATCCGCAACATCCGGAGTATTTGCTCTGGTTCGGCTGGCTTTTGGCGCTGGATGCCTTGTCGGCGCTGCCGTTTGCCCGGTTGCGCGCCGAGAACCGGGCCTGGCGTTTCGCCGGCATCAAAATGACCGAGATTTTCATCGCGATCGCCTTGAATCTGTTGTTTTTGCTGGTCTGGCCCAAGTTGCAAAGCCTCTGGCCGGATAGCGAACTGGCTGCTTATTACGACCCTGAACTGGGCGTAGGTTACATCTTTTTAGCCAATCTGGCCGCCAGTGTTTGCAAGTTGCTGCTGTTACTGCCGCAATTTCGCGCGGTGCGCTTCCAGCTCGACCCGCGCGTGCTCGGACCGATGCTGCGTTATTCTCTGCCCATGGTCATTATCGGCTTTGCCGGCATGGTCAACGAGATGCTGGATAGGGCCATTCTGAAAGTCTTGTTGCCTTACGATTTGCCCACCAATCTGAAGATGCTGGGGATTTACGGTGCTTGCTACAAGCTGTCGATTTTGATGAGCTTGTTCGTACAGGCCTTTCGGTATGCCGGCGAACCGTTTTTCTTTTCCTATGCCGGCCGCGCCGACGCCAAGCGAGCCTATGCGTTGGTGATGCAGTATTTCGTGATTGCCGGGGTGTTTATATTTTTAGTGGTGATGCTGTTCATCGATCTGTTCAAATATTTTATCGGCGAAGAATACCGGGTGGGCCTGGAGGTAGTGCCGATTTTACTGATGGCCAATCTGCTGCTGGGGATTTATGTGAATCTGTCGGTCTGGTACAAGCTCAGTGACCGCACCGGCCTGGGTGCCTGGGTGTCGCTGGCTGGGGCAGGCCTGACGATTGTTTTGAATATCTGCTGGATACCGGTTTGGGGCTATGTCGGCTCGGCGTGGGCGACGCTGGCTTGCTATCTGTTTATGGTGGTTTTATCTTGGGCTTTGGGCCGGCGCTATTATCCGGTGAGCTATCCGCTCTTTAAGATCGCCGGTTATTTCGGGTTGGGTTTGGCGCTATATTTTGCCAATCGCTATCTGTTGGATACTTATCACTGGAATGTCTGGCTGGCCGGTGCCGCAGGCTTGTTGCTGTATTTGAGCATTGCGGCTTGGTTGGATGTGCGACCGCTATTGCGCAGCCGCCGCCCGCATTAA
- a CDS encoding TetR/AcrR family transcriptional regulator, whose protein sequence is MARNLQDHILQTASALFYSQGIKATGVDAIVKAAGTTKMSLYKYFPSKDDLVLAHLSKSREAMLNRILAGVELRASEPKQKLLAVFAVFEELLASPEFRGCPFINASAEFAEASNPVQLAAAEFSDTFRKILADLARQVGAWNPEQLSQQLAMLISGAIVSEQVRRQSGAMHIASAAAEILIEQSLSYAG, encoded by the coding sequence ATGGCCCGCAATCTCCAAGATCACATTTTGCAAACCGCCTCTGCGCTGTTTTACAGCCAAGGCATTAAGGCCACCGGCGTCGATGCGATAGTAAAAGCCGCCGGCACCACCAAGATGAGCCTGTATAAGTACTTTCCATCAAAGGACGATCTGGTCTTGGCGCATCTAAGCAAAAGCCGAGAGGCCATGCTCAATCGCATCCTGGCCGGCGTAGAATTGCGCGCCAGCGAACCCAAGCAAAAGTTGCTGGCGGTGTTTGCGGTATTCGAAGAATTATTAGCCAGCCCGGAGTTTCGTGGCTGCCCTTTCATCAATGCCTCCGCCGAATTTGCCGAAGCGTCCAACCCGGTGCAACTGGCTGCTGCTGAATTTTCCGACACCTTCCGGAAAATATTGGCGGATTTGGCCCGGCAAGTGGGTGCATGGAACCCGGAACAACTTTCTCAACAACTAGCAATGCTGATCTCCGGAGCCATCGTCAGCGAACAAGTGCGCAGACAATCCGGGGCGATGCATATCGCTTCGGCGGCGGCGGAAATCCTGATCGAACAGAGTTTAAGCTACGCCGGTTAG
- a CDS encoding glutathione S-transferase family protein: MITLYGVAISNYYNKVKFALMEKDIAFIEEFTAPSQNEELLQRSPLGKVPFIKTSEGYLSESQAILEYLEDAFPEHPLYPADAYERGKCREFIQHLELNVELIARRLYGEALFGSTASQETKDEVRAKLDTGLTGLAKLLKLSPYALGDSFSTADIVAWPHLQLVGFATQKIYGENLVTTHIPGIEAYIQLIESRPHAQIVGAGRAKALEAFFSSK, from the coding sequence ATGATTACTTTGTATGGCGTGGCAATTAGCAACTATTACAACAAAGTTAAATTTGCGTTGATGGAAAAGGATATAGCGTTCATTGAAGAATTTACCGCACCCAGCCAGAACGAGGAGTTATTGCAACGTTCACCGCTGGGAAAAGTCCCCTTCATCAAAACCAGCGAGGGTTATCTATCCGAATCGCAAGCGATTCTGGAATATTTGGAAGACGCATTTCCGGAGCATCCCCTGTATCCGGCCGATGCTTACGAACGAGGCAAATGTCGGGAGTTTATCCAGCATCTTGAACTGAACGTCGAACTGATCGCCCGCCGTCTTTATGGAGAAGCCCTGTTCGGCAGCACCGCGTCGCAAGAAACCAAGGACGAAGTCAGAGCCAAACTCGATACCGGTTTAACCGGTTTAGCCAAGCTGCTGAAATTATCTCCCTATGCGTTGGGCGACAGTTTTAGTACGGCAGACATCGTGGCTTGGCCGCATCTGCAATTGGTGGGCTTTGCCACGCAAAAAATTTACGGCGAGAATTTGGTGACTACGCATATTCCGGGCATTGAGGCTTATATACAGCTGATCGAAAGCCGACCGCACGCACAAATAGTCGGTGCAGGCCGGGCAAAGGCGTTGGAGGCGTTTTTTAGTAGCAAATAG